Genomic DNA from Methylocystis sp. MJC1:
GGCTTGCGCTAGTGCTTCTTGCCGCCCTTCGCGGGGCCGCCGCCTTCCGAGCGCTTGCCTTCCTCGATGAGCTCCTTCACGCGCTGCCCACCCTTGTGGCCGAGCTCGGAGTAGCCCTCGGGCCCAAGCTCTTCCTTGCGGATTTCGCCGCCCATCTTGCCGGCTTCCTTGACCGTCATCGGCTTGGCTGGCGATTTCCCGCCGCCCTGCGTTCCACTCTGTTTCTGCGGCATCTTCTGTTCCTTTCGCCGTTACGGCGAAACCCAAGGATCAGGCTTCGCCGTCCTCTTCATCGTCTTGCTCGGTAGTCTTGATCTCTTCGCCGCCTTCCTCACGCTCCAGGCGCTTGCCTTCCTCGACAAGCTGCTTCACGCGCTGGCCGCCCTTGTGGCCGCCGAGGCGTCCTGCCTCTTCGACCGTCATCTGCCCAGGTCGAACCGGCGGCTTCTGGGGCTCTGTGTGCTTCTGCGGCATATTGGCCTCCTTCTCCTTTGGTGGCCACTCAGTGGCGCGGCTTGGTCTCGCCGCCCTTGCCCTTCGTCTGTTCCTTCTCCTTGCCTTCCTCGATCAGCTCCTTCACGCGCTGACCGCCCTTATGGCCGCCCTTCTCGCCGCCGAGGTGGCCGGCTTCCTGGACGGTCATCTTTCCCTTGCCGGTCTTCCCCGGCTCCTGGCCAGACTGTCGCTGCGCCATCTTCCTTCTCCTTCAGGCGTCGAGGTTAGTGACGCGGTTTGCCGCGACGGCTCGCCTCATCTTCCTGCTCGTTCATCTCGCCGCCCTCGCCTTCGGCGCGCTTACCTTCCTCGATCAGCTGCTTGACGCGCTGCCCGCCCTTGTGGCCGAGCTCAGAGTAGCCCTCAGGACCCAGCTGCTCCTTGCGCGCTTCGCCGCCCATCTTGCCGAGCTCGGAATAGCCTTCCGGGCCGAGCTGCTCCTTGCGCGCCTCGCCGCCCTTCTTGCCCATTTCCGAGTAACCCTCGTGGCCGAGCTGCTCCTTGCGGACTTCGCCGCCCATCTTGCCGATCTCGGAATAGCCTTCCGGGCCGAGCTCTTCCTTGCGGATTTCGCCGCCCATCTTGCCGGCTTCCTGAACCGTCATCGTGCCCTTGGACTTCTCTGTGCCTTTTCCGTGTTCCGTGCCGTGACTGCGTGGCATTGTGACCTCCCGTTCAACTGCTGCGCTGGAAGTTCGAGGGCTTTTTTCATCCCCCTGCCGTAGCCGGCCAGCGCATCCTTCCAGCCGAGCAGCCCCTCGTCCGGTTGCCAGAGCGCCGGCGCTTCAGGGACTGAAACGCCGGTCGCTATCGCCAGACGATCGAAGCGATCAGCGCTAGATCGTTTGCGCGTGGAGCATGGGAAGTAAGTACGAATACGTATTCGAACGTTCACGCCGGGAAAGCATCCGCCACGCTCGGGCCGAACAGCGTTTTTTCTTATTTGCCAGCATGTTTGAGCGGCGCGCGAGCGCGACCTTTTTGCCTTGCGACGCGTTGAAGGGAGCATGAATTCGACAGACGAGCGACTTCGCGCCGGCGCCAAACGCACGGTCTACGAACGCGCCTTCTCTTATTTTTCACCCGACCGGCCCTGGATCGCGACGCTGGTCGTCCTCATCGGCGTTTCCGTGGGCGTTGGATTGCTGGAAGCCTGGCCGCTTGCAGTGCTCGTCGACTCGGTGCTGACAACGGAGCCTAAGGGCGGCTGGCTGCACGGTTATTTTCTGGCCGTTTTGCCGAAGGACAAGCCGGGACAAATTCTCGGCCTCGTCCTCATCGGCCTTGTTCTGCAAATCATCGGCTATTCGGCCTGGATGGCCCGCATGATGATCAATTATTACCTGAACTATTGGGGCACCACGCGCGTGCGCGCGGATCTCTTCGGCAAGCTGCAACGGCTCGATCTGGCTTATCACCAATCGCGGCCGCTGGGCGACTCCATCTACCGCCTGACCACCGACGCCTTCGGCCCCTGGGGCGTCGTCGATATCATGATCGGCACCTCCGTCGCGGCTGTAACTCTTGTCGTCATGACGGCGATCCTGCTGTCGCGCAGCGCCCCGCTAACTTTCGCCGCCTATGCAGTGGCGCCGCTGATTTTGTGGAGCAACTGGCGCTTCGGCATGCGGATACATCAGCGTGCGCTGGAGTCGAAGCAGATCGACGCCGATCTCACCGCACATATTCAGCAAGCAATGTCGCGCGTGCCACTGTCGCAGGCCTTCCGACGCGAGCCCTTCGAGTTCCGCCGCTTCGAGGAAGCCGTCGCGCGCAGCGTGAAGGCGCTGCTGCAATTGAACTGGCAGGAGCAGCTCTATCCGCTCGCGCGCGACATTATCCTCTCCCTCGGCGGCGCGATTATACTCGGCTATGGCGGCTGGCTCGTCTATCGGGACCAGTTCCTTTCGCCGGCGCCGGGCGGCATGACGGTGGGGGCTCTGATCATTTTCATGGATTATCTGCGCAAGCTTTGGGACCCTCTCAAATGGCTCGCCGAGTTTTTCTCTAAGATTCGAACCTTTGAAGCCGCCACGCGGCGCGTGTTTTTCATTCTCGACGAGCCTGAGACGATCAAGGACAAGCCGGATGCACAGGCGCTGCCGCCGCGCCCGCGGCTTTTGTCTCTCGACCACATTTCCTTCGCCTACCAACCCGAGCGGCCTGTGCTGTCGAATGTCTCGGCGACAATCGCGCCGGGGGAAATGGTCGCTTTTGTCGGCCCGAGCGGGGTCGGCAAAAGCTCACTCCTGAAGCTGATGCTGCGGTTTCACGATCCCTCGCGCGGCGCTTTGCGGCTCGACGGGATCGACGTCCGTCGTGCGCGTCTTGTCGACCTGCGCGCGCATTTTGCTTTCGTGACGCAGGACAATCTCGTGCTTCCGACAAGCGTCGCGGAGAACATTGCCTATGGCCGCCCGTCGGCGAGCCGCGAGGACATAGAAGATGCGGCGGCGCTCGCGGGCGCGGCGGAGTTCATCGACGCTCTCCCGGATGGCTATGACACGGCGCTCAACGAAGGCGGCGCCAATCTTTCCGGCGGCCAACGCCAGCGCCTCGCCATTGCAAGAGCGCTTCTGAGCGACGCGCCCTTCCTGGTCCTCGACGAACCAACGAGCGCGCTCGATCCGGAAAACGAGCAGCGGCTGATCGAAACCCTCCACCGCCTCAAAAGGCGCCGGACAATCCTGCTCGTCACCCACCGGCTCAATTCCGTGATCGACTGCGACCGTGTTTTCATGATGGACGCGGGGCGCATTATCGAACGCGGGACACATGTGCAGCTTCTCGCGCGCGGCGGCGCCTATGCGCGGCTATGGCGACGGCAAACTCAAGAAACGGCTGCGAGCCCGTCAAAGGCCGGCACGACTGCTGGGCGCAAGGGCCTGGGCGCCCGGGCGGCGACAGAACCAGAAGGAGTCTCACTTAAAATCTATAGAACTAGTTGACTAAAAGCCGAATGGGCGGTAGCACTTGGAGAACATCGCTTTCAGAACGCGGTTTGCGTGCTGGCCAGAAGGGGCGCGCCCAATATGACGCTTCAGGATCTCACCCATTTGCCGAAGCAACAGAGAACAGCCAGAAGCTCGACGTCGAGACCGCATGCCGACGTCATCCAGGCGCTTATCCCCAAGGCCGAAGAGGCCGAGCAGTTTTTGAAGGCGATCGCCAATGCGCATCGCCTCATGGTTCTATGCGAGCTGCATAAGGGCGAAATTTGCGTCACCGATTTGCAGAACGCAGTTGGGCTGAGCCAATCCGCGCTCTCGCAGCATCTCGCGAGACTGCGGCAGGACGGCCTGGTGAAGACGAGGCGTGACTCCCGCACGATCTATTATTCGCTCGCCGACGAGCGCGTACAGCGCGTGATCTCGCTGCTGCACGAGGTCTTTTGCGGGAGGTGACGCGCGGCGACAAAACGCGCCGCCGCAGCTTATTATTCCTTCTGCATCTCGCAGGGCCTTGTCGTTCCCGGTCAGGCCAAAGGCCTGACCGGGAATCCAGAGCCAAGGAACCAATCAATCGGATTTCGTATCAGTGGAGAACAGGCGCTTTCAGCGCTTCTAATTGCGCGAGCGACAACCGGAAGAGTCCACGCGCGCCGCAGCGCGCCTGGAACTTGTCTCCCGCGCGGGCGCAAAGCCGCTTGAACCATTCGTCCTTATCCATGAAGTCGGGGCATTCGGCGATTTCCCAAACATTGCCGTCGGGCCGGAAGCGCACATGGATCAGCACGGTCGCGTCTTGAAGAGCGACGCCACTCGAAAAAGCGTTGGGTTGCTCTTCGGCCGGGGCGGCGCCGGGAAGCGTTTGCGTGGACTTCAAGGCGCGTTGTTCAACCAGATCGGTCATGGATGCGTTCCGTCATCAAGGTTGCGCGCC
This window encodes:
- a CDS encoding Em GEA1 (EM1) → MPQKQSGTQGGGKSPAKPMTVKEAGKMGGEIRKEELGPEGYSELGHKGGQRVKELIEEGKRSEGGGPAKGGKKH
- a CDS encoding ArsR/SmtB family transcription factor produces the protein MTLQDLTHLPKQQRTARSSTSRPHADVIQALIPKAEEAEQFLKAIANAHRLMVLCELHKGEICVTDLQNAVGLSQSALSQHLARLRQDGLVKTRRDSRTIYYSLADERVQRVISLLHEVFCGR
- a CDS encoding Em GEA1 (EM1) yields the protein MPQKHTEPQKPPVRPGQMTVEEAGRLGGHKGGQRVKQLVEEGKRLEREEGGEEIKTTEQDDEEDGEA
- a CDS encoding KGG domain-containing protein, yielding MPRSHGTEHGKGTEKSKGTMTVQEAGKMGGEIRKEELGPEGYSEIGKMGGEVRKEQLGHEGYSEMGKKGGEARKEQLGPEGYSELGKMGGEARKEQLGPEGYSELGHKGGQRVKQLIEEGKRAEGEGGEMNEQEDEASRRGKPRH
- a CDS encoding ABC transporter ATP-binding protein; this translates as MNSTDERLRAGAKRTVYERAFSYFSPDRPWIATLVVLIGVSVGVGLLEAWPLAVLVDSVLTTEPKGGWLHGYFLAVLPKDKPGQILGLVLIGLVLQIIGYSAWMARMMINYYLNYWGTTRVRADLFGKLQRLDLAYHQSRPLGDSIYRLTTDAFGPWGVVDIMIGTSVAAVTLVVMTAILLSRSAPLTFAAYAVAPLILWSNWRFGMRIHQRALESKQIDADLTAHIQQAMSRVPLSQAFRREPFEFRRFEEAVARSVKALLQLNWQEQLYPLARDIILSLGGAIILGYGGWLVYRDQFLSPAPGGMTVGALIIFMDYLRKLWDPLKWLAEFFSKIRTFEAATRRVFFILDEPETIKDKPDAQALPPRPRLLSLDHISFAYQPERPVLSNVSATIAPGEMVAFVGPSGVGKSSLLKLMLRFHDPSRGALRLDGIDVRRARLVDLRAHFAFVTQDNLVLPTSVAENIAYGRPSASREDIEDAAALAGAAEFIDALPDGYDTALNEGGANLSGGQRQRLAIARALLSDAPFLVLDEPTSALDPENEQRLIETLHRLKRRRTILLVTHRLNSVIDCDRVFMMDAGRIIERGTHVQLLARGGAYARLWRRQTQETAASPSKAGTTAGRKGLGARAATEPEGVSLKIYRTS
- a CDS encoding Em GEA1 (EM1), yielding MAQRQSGQEPGKTGKGKMTVQEAGHLGGEKGGHKGGQRVKELIEEGKEKEQTKGKGGETKPRH